A genomic segment from Acyrthosiphon pisum isolate AL4f chromosome A3, pea_aphid_22Mar2018_4r6ur, whole genome shotgun sequence encodes:
- the LOC107884398 gene encoding espin-like, whose amino-acid sequence MYQLPSLAKMAYYACKNIERDKFDLLNTPDIDLQNCCESLLELFKVDKNQDECNDRQTMFSQSQFDINDDMFKHICEKAAFNGHIDCLKLAHEIGVPWDTVPGWTSFRGKACDLAAKTGNLECLRYAFENGCPWDEDTCSSAASNGHLECLTYARENGCPWNEDTCSNATRAGHLECLKYAWENGCRWDKWTCSNAASNGHLECLKYARENGCRWDEQTCSNAAINGHLECLKYARENGCRWDKRTCSNAAFNGHLECLKYARENGCPWSTDTCTNAAKNGHLECLIYARENGCRWNKWTCSNAASNGHLDCLKYARENGCRWDKQTCSNAASNGHLECLKYARQSGCPWNEETCNDAALNGHLDCLVYARENQCPWDERTCKNAAMNGHLECLKYARENGCPWNRTTCNSAAFNDRFDCLVYSYERGCDWDFMHFLGRSIYSHSKCAEYAREIWSRERNAYLQQCNSSNI is encoded by the coding sequence ATGTACCAACTACCCAGCCTGGCGAAAATGGCGTACTACGCCTGCAAAAACATTGAACGTGACAAGTTTGACTTGCTGAACACACCGGACATCGATTTGCAAAATTGTTGCGAATCCCTGTTAGAATTATTCAAAGTCGACAAAAACCAAGACGAGTGCAACGATAGGCAGACAATGTTCAGTCAGTCCCAGTTCGACATCAATGACGATATGTTTAAACACATATGCGAGAAGGCAGCGTTCAACGGGCACATCGATTGCCTGAAACTAGCACACGAGATAGGCGTCCCTTGGGACACCGTGCCTGGATGGACCAGTTTCAGAGGTAAGGCGTGTGATCTGGCGGCGAAAACGGGCAATCTAGAATGTCTAAGGTACGCCTTTGAGAACGGGTGTCCCTGGGACGAGGATACGTGTAGCAGCGCAGCGTCTAACGGTCACCTGGAGTGCCTCacttacgcacgggaaaacgggtgtccCTGGAACGAGGATACGTGCAGCAACGCCACGAGGGCTGGTCACCTAGAGTGCCTGAAATACGCATGGGAAAACGGGTGCCGCTGGGACAAGTGGACATGCAGCAACGCAGCGTCTAACGGTCACCTGGAGTGCCTgaaatacgcacgggaaaacggatGCCGCTGGGACGAGCAGACGTGCAGCAACGCAGCGATTAACGGTCACCTGGAGTGTCTgaaatacgcacgggaaaacgggtgccgcTGGGACAAGCGGACGTGCAGCAACGCAGCGTTTAATGGTCACTTGGAGTGCCTgaaatacgcacgggaaaacgggtgcccatGGTCCACGGACACGTGCACCAATGCCGCAAAAAACGGTCACCTGGAGTGCCTCatttacgcacgggaaaacgggtgccgcTGGAACAAGTGGACGTGCAGCAACGCAGCGTCTAACGGTCACCTGGACTGCCTgaaatacgcacgggaaaacgggtgccgcTGGGACAAGCAGACATGCAGCAACGCAGCGTCTAACGGTCACCTGGAGTGCCTGAAATACGCACGGCAAAGCGGGTGCCCGTGGAACGAGGAGACGTGCAACGACGCCGCATTAAACGGTCACCTGGACTGTCTGGTGTACGCACGAGAAAACCAATGCCCCTGGGACGAGCGTACGTGCAAAAACGCCGCGATGAATGGACACCTAGAGTGCCTgaaatacgcacgggaaaacgggtgcccgtggAACCGTACCACGTGTAACTCCGCAGCGTTCAATGACAGGTTTGACTGCCTGGTGTACTCCTACGAGAGAGGGTGCGACTGGGACTTTATGCATTTCTTGGGTAGGTCAATATACAGCCACTCGAAATGCGCTGAATACGCCCGCGAAATATGGTCCCGGGAGCGCAATGCGTATCTTCAACAATGTAACTCAAGTAATATCTGA